Part of the Apostichopus japonicus isolate 1M-3 chromosome 18, ASM3797524v1, whole genome shotgun sequence genome, gaagccttactatatagtcagtattgcgaagttcggcatactgcgaggttcggacaccctaagaaatacacgatttcaccatgaaaatctacaggaagagccaaatttcaccaaaaagtacgaagctacagttattttctctccaaaatgacccgcgtgcaagaaattacttacatatttgtcaataaaatgacgaagatctatgaagtctgttataattactgaaagagcaactgcgccaccaattttatcaccagcgccacactgtgggttgcgtgtccgaactttgcaatactctagcaaagaaataccagttccacaatcacgaagaatcttcttgaaaacaacatgaaaacagtttgcaggaaagaaagtttggccgtgtatcgtactataacaaaattctcccaccttatgaagtatattttcaaatgatttataccagaagatttagttttggggtgttttaagtcttaagtgtccgaacttcgaagtcaccatgctactactagtaatatagtcagtattgcgaagttcgccatactgcgaagttcgggcaccctaagaaatacacgatttttaccatgaaaacctacaggaagagccaaatttcaccaaaaagtacgaagctacagttattttctctccaaaatgacccgtgtgcaagaaattacttacatatttgtcaataaaatgacgaagatctatgaagtctgttataattactgaaagagcaacagcgctaccaatttttaccagcgccacactgtaggttgcgtggccgaaattcgcaatactctagcaagaaataccagttccacaatcacgaagaatcttcttggaaaacaacgtgaaaacagtttgcaggaaagaaagtttggccgtgtatcgtactataacaaaattctcccaccatatgaagtatattttcaaatgatttataccagaagatttagttttggggtgttttaagtcttaagtgggcgaacttcgaagtcaccatcctactactaggcctagctCTATTCTAAATCTTTTAACATGAACTTTTCTCTTCAAAACAAAAGCTTTGTACAAAAGCTTTCTCTGCTTATGTATTTGCATTTTCTATGGTATTTGGACAGAAAATGAATCCAACCTTCCGTGTTACTTGTACGTTGTGTTATCCATTTACCCTTCATTCCAACATTAAGTAGGATATGGCTTAACGTTAGTCAAATTGTAGCCAAACTTAGGCTAGGCTATGTACTAGGTATTATTAGTAAGTAGGCTATAGTTATATTGTTAACTTGGTTTTCCtcttttgaaagttttgataGAAATTGCAGGAATAGGTAGCAGCAACATGTTTTTTGTCTTGTGATTTAGACAGGTTAGGTAGATTTCGGATGAGAGTTTAACGGAAAAAGCCTTCAATGTTTTGCGTCACTTAACTGCTTTGCGTTATCAATCCCTCAATTGTATTGCAGCCTAATTTGGCCTAGGCTATGTGACCAATTGTTAAGCCTTAACTGCATAAATAAAGACGTTTTTGccgaattaaaaaatatttagtaGGTCTAGTTACTTTCAATTACCTTTATTTCAAAAGCTTTCTCTGAGCCATCTAGAAGAGAAACATAACAGAGAAATACATGTTTGCTTTGAACACGGACTTCGGATAATTCTTTCCTTTTACGGTGTCGGAAGTTAGACCCATCATGGGCTGGATGATCACCGGCTTCACTTTTCCGAGAAAATCTCTGTGAAAATCTTCTCACCAACCGGAACATGTTGTAAATGACCAATTATCTTACATTAGACCCTGGTCGTTAGCCGTAAATTATGAAGTTCTGGGTTAAAGTTTGATGGTAAAATGTACCAAAGTGTGTTTAAGGACTAGAGTTGGTTTCTGTCCTGGCAAATATCATAGCATGCACAGACTGCTGTATGGAACTAGTACACTTTGCCTTGTTTTGATGGTCTACGTGTTATGTATGCGTGCCATTGCCCACACATATCTGTACATCACTGTACGTACGTACATTGCGACTGCGGTTTCGGCTTATTTTGTTCTGTGTCAAGTTAGCTTTCGTGACTTCGACGGCACTTTCATGATTTACCTTTCCACGTAGAGGCATCGTGCGTTGTTTCACAAGAGGGTAAACTTTCCCGTTATTTTTCACAACAAGTGAGAATTTACTAAGGAAACTGAGTTTCAAAATTCGCATTATGTTAGTGTATTTTTTAAGGCAGGGACGGATTGGACCATCAATCATGCCAGGGTGTCCTCAGAGGGTATGGAGGGGCACGACGATCGAGGGATCACTTTTCCCATAGAAACAGCaacaaatatctcaaaatgcTACGGCATTTAGTAGTGatttaaaataattatcagAGAAAATTAAATATCTGACAAGGGTTAGGAAGTCTTCTAGCTGAGGCCCCAAGTGTCCCACCAGGGTTTTAAATACATTCTGGACAACGATAATTACAATTCCACTGTATTAATTGAGTCTTATGTGTAACGAAATAACGTTGGTCCAGTTTTCACGTATATGTCATATGATAGGCCTAAATGTATTATGTTTTCAATTCTAGTCACTGAATCATAACCTTTGCCGTTGAGTTAAGATCAACAATAGCTGGGGAATCCAAGTTGCAATGTGTGATATTCAACATTGTTGGTTGTGACAAATTTGTCATGCATTGCAAACGTGTCTTTGAGACTATAAAATTTATGCTTTCCCGTTGAGTTTTGTCTCGCATCTGAGGAACCGACCTCATCAGCTGTGTATCATAAGTTGAACAAACATCTAGTTAATGTACCTCAGCTGTAAGAGCTCATTCCTCAAAAATTAGTGTATTAAATGGAAGTGCAACCTGAACTAGCAGTCTTGTGTTTACAGTCTACAAGTACAACATATCTAAATGAATgttgtgcctaaagtcatcctgCTATTGACAAAGTTCCCAAAATAGCAGCCCCTCATATAGTTGCGCGAAGTCTGGGCCGGCTAACCCCTAGCCTAAAGCCTAAATAGTTTTCGGCCGTTGTTGGACCGATTTGGTAAAATATCCTACTTTCAAAAGCCAAGAGATCGTTATCTAGACCCCGACTTGATCAGTACTTGACATTCAGCGTCATTTAATCCGCGTAAGGTAAGTATTGCTGTAAACAAGTGATAACCACGCAATATGAGTATTACAGTGGTGACACAGGAAGGCCTAAAATAGTAACATTTATCGGCGTATAAAATTAGTTAGCAGCATACTAACAACGaactagcctagcctactacAGTTGGATTTGGCATAGCCTAgtaataaagtaataatttGTGCTAGCTTGGTTCTAGGCATATTAATATGATAAGTTTAGTGTAGTTAAGTCGAAAATTAGGATCCTAtagggaaaaaaaaacgaaggcACAAAAACTCAGACACGATTTATTGGCTCCAATATTATAGCACCCATGCTATACCTACagtaggaaagttttgtgattaggTAATTCGTTgatcgacctcaggctctacaattagcctgcatagcttcttaccACCGGTTGGCTCATTGTGTAAACTGtagaaatatgttcatgtctacagtgtagttaatcatacagtattcacacaaagaccctcatacaagaaaacaatgtgtggcaggcgttgcagactacttggtaaaaagaggtaatttaacgaccaaggcaggtcgattatgtaatctcaagaaacttttccatgatagtgtgcactagttggggtctatacagcagacctttagtTTAAAGTACTCATTCTTAatcccattcacactacttgcaagtacaactttctcaggtaAACCATTCCATTCATTAACAagcctattagaaaaaaagttatgccaaatattaatcctacttggTAATAGCATGATATATGTAGTTGGAGTAATAGtacttttatttctattttagtTTCGTACATGGAATaatagtattttcttttctgttgtaGTATCGGACGTGGCAGATAAACTCGATGCTAACCTATTATCAGTGGTATAGTCCAAATTAAGACACACCGTGTATGCAACAGACTTGATCCGACTCTCAGTTTTTTGGTGGCCCTAGGTTTTCAAATGTCCAATGTTAGAACACCTAATCCAGAAACATGTAGTTTGTACAAGATAAAAGTCAAATGCCAAAACCTGCAAGTACCTTGGAAGCCTTATTATATTAATCACTAAGTGCAACATGATGCTTTGCATGAAGTAAGAAATTATTCATTGATCTGGGTTGCGTTTAGCTGTGAGTCATGACTGGAAATTATGTTCGTAGCTATAGTTGTAAACAATCAGAGTGTAGCATAGGTTCAAATTGTCTCTGTGATTAGGAGGACTCACAAAATTGAAACTATTCAGGGCCGTTTTACAAACTTTAGGCAAATTCCAGGGACAGTACATAAATCCAGGGTAATCCTATAATAGTCAACAACTCCCTTTACCCTGTTTAAGAAAGATTGCAAATTAGTGCTATTAATCTGCTGTCGAAACAGAGTCAGCAAAGTAAACTAGTTCTTCTGTGTAAGAGAAAATAGAAGGTACATGTAGACCTTTCAGATATTATTAGCATTCAACGCTAGGCAACTATAGAACTTAAATGCACCCATACATAACTCACAATGATTTCTAAAGTGATACAAAGTTAATTTTACTACTACTACGACCAACCATGGATCATGTCAAATGACCTTCCTTGTACAGTATGGGAcataatatcaacattaatttgATTCTGTTCTGTTTCAGGGTCAATACAAAATGTCAGTCCTACACAGAATCCGGGTCTGGGTGAGGAATCCGAAGAATTATGTCATCCTTGGTGCAGTTTCTGCAAGTCTTGTTGGCATTGCCAAAGCCTGCCCTCTCTTATTCCCAAGCCACCTGTATCGTCCAATAATGGAAGCGTACAAAGGAGGTAAACGTATACAACCTTCCATGTCCCAAATTCAAGAATTTGAGGATGTTTGCATGGAGCTTGGAATAAAGACAGATTCATTCAGCACATTCATTACCAGTCAGTGGGACCTTAAAGTTAAAGGTTTACCTTTTCTTCCTAGTGGTGTCCAGTATGGTATTCCTTTGCTATTTGTCGATGAGCCAGTTCTGTCAAATACTCAATTTGCTGAGAATGTCCGAGTAAATCTAGCCTCAGAGGAAGGGTCAAGATTCAAACAGTCATTGCAACTGAGTGTGAAGGCACGGAAATTTGCACTAGCTAAAGGAGTAGTACATGCACATCAATGTTTTGCTGCATATCCAGTGTTGTTTGCTCCAGTTGCAGTAGTAGCAGGATTTGCTTCAACATTCACAGTTCAAGTGATAGCTGGGATGTTTCCATTATCTGTGACAGCGTTCTTTGTTGGGAGTGCTTTCTTCTGTACTTATCGTTACCTTACAGGAGTTTTAAACAAACATCATGACTTGAAGTCCGATCAGATTGTTGCCAAGTTAGGACAAAGTTACGTTGAGGGTGGGATTGAATTTTACGAGAAAAACTTACAGAGAAACAAAGCCTTAAGAATACTTCTTGGAACTAAGGGAGAGAAGTTGTATAGTTACTATGGTAATGTGACACCTGGTGTAATCTGGAGTAGAGGTGCAGCTTTAACTGTTAAAAGGGAAAATCTTGTTCAAATTTTAAAGTCACTGAACGTCAAATAGTAATATTCACGCATATCGTGTCTCCTGCCTAGATGTCATTGGTAATGTGTGATTTATTTTTAGCAACTTGTATTTTATCCAATGGCAGAGCTATGCATATCGTGTCTCCTGCCTAGATGTCCAGGGTAATGTGTAATTTACTTTTAGCAACTTATATCATATCCAATGGCAGAGCTATGCACATCGTGTCTCCTGCCTACAGTACATGTCAAGGGTAATGTGTAATTTACTTTTAGCAACTTATATCATATCCAATGGCAGAGCTATGCATATCGTGTCTCCTGCCTAGATGTCAAGGGTAATGTGTAATTTACTTTTAGCAACTTATATCATATCCAATGGCAGAGCTATGCACATCGTGTCTCCTGCCTAGATGTCAAGGGTAATGTGTAATTTACTAATTTTAGCAACTTATATCATATCCAATGGCAGAGCTATGCACATCGTGTCTCCTGCCTAGATGTCAAGGGTAATGTGTAATTTACTAATTTTAGCAACTTGTATCATATCCAATGGCAGAGCTATGCATATCGTGTGTCCTGCCTAGATGTCAAGGGTAATGTGTAATTTACTAATTTTAGCAACTTGTATCGTATCCAATGGCAGAGCTACTGTATGCACATCCTGTCTCCTGCCTAGATGTCAAGGGTAATGTGTAATTTACTTTTAGCAACTTGTATCGTATCCAATGGCAGAGCTATGCACATCGTGTCTCCTGCCTGTGTGTATTTTTGGCAATGTGTACTTTTAGCAACTTGTATTGTATCCAGTCTAAAATAAACATAGTTCAGAGCTAAATTTATATTTGGTGAAATTTGTATGCAATTTCTACATGCTGTTTACCAGATATTGCTTGTTGAAGTTGTCATGTTTTGTACCAAAAACAAACTTGGAGctaacaggtgtgatgtcagaTATGCATTGACATTTTCATTCGTTATTTTTCACTCTATTTATTTTGACCTCGGATTGCATATGGTTCAAACTTTCATCAAAGGGGTTGTAAATAAACTTACCAGTGAACATGAGTGTATTCATGTATGTTGAAGTTGTCATGTTTTGTACCAAAAACGAACTTGGAGctaacaggtgtgatgtcagaTATGCATTGacattttcattcattatttttcactCTATTTATTTTGACCTCGGATTGCATATGGTTCAAACTTTCATCAAAGGGGTTGTAAATAAACTTACCAGTGAACATGAGTGTATTCATATTCTGATGCATCTACATTTTGTTAACCAGACATGAGAATTTGAACTTACAAAAGACTAAACCTTTTTTGGAGtttgtgcaactatgacatcacactttTTGTTTGCTTTAAAGTTCACTTGAAGTAGAGAGcgttaatattttaattgtaCTGTATCTATCTCAAAAATAGGATATAGATATTGAAAGACACTTTGACCAGGATGTTTAGATTATATCTATAGGGCCCTTGGATCAAAGGAGAAATCATTGGGTTTTTCCCATTTCGtttaagcgctttgaggcctttgcataaagtgctctataaatatttgcttatttttatgattatttgtaTTACTATAGACAGGTGCCTTGGTTCCAAGGAGAAACCATTTTGGTTTCTTGTCGTAggcaggcaagtaacctatgcagtcaagtttgcATGCGTGTCTGTGTGTATTTAATGCCCtagattgtaaacacgatacctCAAGATAGATAACCTCTTCAGTTGTCATATTTGGCATGTCACTGTCCCAAATTAGGACAAGAACCCTGTTGTTTTGGGTGATCAAAGGTTACTAGGGGTTAGCAGAGGGCAAATATGAATGTTCAAAACCGCTGTATCCCCAGAACATCAAAGGAGTTCATATATGCTATATGTAGTGTCAAGGTTTACACAATTTTGTGTAGGTCAGAGTTACCAGAGTCCTTGAATTCCTTGTACATACCATATCTCTAGATAGGAAAATTTATTGGCTCATTATTTGCATGTGGCTTCCCTATAATGAGTGCAAGAACCCCattgttttggtggagatcaaaggtcttTTGGGGCCACCAAAGGTCACAATCTATAAAGCCTTATAAACACttaaccttgtaaacatgttatccAAAGATTGATTGCACCACATAGCTGatatttggcatgtgtcttTCTTATAGTGAGTACAGGGGTCCTATCATtttaggtggaggtcaaaggtcatttggaatCAGCATAGGTACAAATGTTAAAATACCAAATGGATCTCATCAGGTTTATTACAGtattacaaatacaaatttagCTCTTTGTTGTTAAGAGTGAGCATGCAAAATAAACTACCAGCAACAATGTCTTTCACTGTTGCGGCATTATGTCACACGATTCCATTCATCAAACCATGTCAGCACCGACTCTTATTTAGATttagcttgcaaactactcATGTGCTGCATATGTCatgtatttaaaggcaagtaaccCCTGGGAGGGCTTTCCCTCTGGTTTCCATGTCTAGTGGCTAATATACAGCTGCACTCCTTCTGTCATAGAAGTCATTGGCTTTTGTCCATTTCTATATTTAAATGAGTCATGTGTCTAGCAAGATCTGAAGCATTTTGCCACACCCAAAACGTCTAGTGGAAGAACAGAGAAATGTCTCAAAATAGTCTAAATACCAATTGTTACTGGGCCATGATGTGGAGAATACAATATTTCATAATACATTATATTTAAGTGGGCGACAGCTCTCAGAAGTTACCAGGAGTAACAAGAATAAATCAACAAAAGACACCACCTTGAATTATTTCATTATGCAAGCACTTTCTGCTGGTGCAGTTTAATTGGTCATTGGCAATATCTGAACAATGTGCAATTATTTATACCCTACTGTTACAAgaaatataaacacaaaaatagctaaattatcaatttactcTTGTTTTGCATAAGTACAGGAAAAGTTATAATACAGTTTCTTGGActatttacaaataaacaagtATCATCAATTTCTTTGTTAATcaaacagaaaatatatgtGCAAAGATCAAGCAACTTCATAAATTACTTCACATGAATCTCAGTCAGCTCTGTAAATAAAAGCTATATATTGGCATGGTCACTGGAGCTATGATCTTTGGATGACTACTGTAACTATGCATTGCTTACAGTTGGATATCAGTCAGATTGGGAAGCATAGTcatagcatatactgtacaaatacatTTACCATATCAGGCTGAAGTAATCACAAACATTAGTCCTTGAAATGTTTATTAGATGGAATAAGGAATACAATAAATTTATCTTGCAGTTTTATTCAATACTCAAGCACAGATTACACGATTATCAAGGACATACAATATTTGAACATGTGACCACACTTCCacaaaacaattttgaaattgcAGTGGTAgttactgtttttttcttcaatagaCTTCTTAGCTTTACGAACAAAAGCATAGAAATATATTGGGTATTCaggtatatatgtttgtgtctTAAATCTTTAATTTGACACCAGCTACAGTGTTTTGCTGAAGATTCGTTCATGACTACTGAAATCAAAGTCAAGATAGCTCTAAACATGCCACACATCTCCTTTTCCAAGACTtgttcatatttgtcaaagtgTAAACTTGTTTTTAATAATGACATACACATCATGACTGAATGATCATCATGTTACATGACATTACCAGTTATTGAGAGTTGCACCAATGTCAAGTATAAAAGTGGATTAAAACTATACGTGTTCTGAGTCTGCGCCAATACTGGCTACAAGGATGTTATTCTGTGAGCTCTGAAACACTTCTTTAACTGATGTGTGTTTCCTATATTATTCCAGTGTAATAGTTCTCCCTATGTACATGCTACTGAAGTAAAAGGCTCCATCCAAGCATGAACAAGAACCATGgcttttttaagttttgattccttgctgaaggCAGAAGtaatctatgcaatggtgatggcgtgtgtatgtgacacttgcatGTAAACGCTCTTACTTCAGAAGGGTAACTATGGTGCATTTCATATTTGGCAAGTAGATAGAACTGGTTTGGGGTAGTTGTTggtattggtcaaaggtcacttgaggtcagcACAGGTGAAAGTCTGTCACACAGTATCTCAAGAAATGGAAGTTGAaggaagttcaaacttggtgtgtagCTTGCCATTGGTGAGTAGATGATCTCTGATGTTTTCATGAATGTCagaagtcatttgaggtcacaggtcaaactgaaaaccttataaacatgataactcaataTTAAAATGTTGGATGGACTTTCAACTTTCACATGCAACACAGTGAGTTTTCAGCTGCTATTGCAATTTgtagatgtcaaaggtcatttgcagtcaacattttattcaaagtttggtcaaattcagctCAGATTAGTTTTGTGAAGAGGCTCTGCAGGTCTTCAACAAGACATAGTTATCCTgcaaatgaaatctgcttcaatcTGTTGATACTCTTTAATACACTCACTTTATGACACTCAGCATGCCCTTATCAGTTTTTAccctgagcttcaaggggtcaacaggttatctcaaatggactcaaaattggccattttctcaaTGATTCATCCAGATGACTTTTGCTTAGGctaagttgtgaaaatatttcaaagtgtATGTACACAAAGTGTATCTCCTGTAGtgctctcattcattaataacaattattaaagggatggttgCAAGGTGCCAAAGCTGATTTTAATAATAcatctatgtgtctatatttcacataggaagactgttctttctggatattgaaacatttctgaagaaaaattctatactgtaaaattcttaccagtgaatgaaatggttgataagggagtgctacaaataagaaatgGAAATTACTAATCTTTTCAGGTTGTCACTTAATTCTTAGCATTCATTCATTGCCTGCAGGCATTGACAGATAATTATAGGTCAGTATTTCAGTCCCTTAACACCCAGATGTGAAAACATATCTTTGTTTATAGGACATCAAGAAATAATGTGATGGAAAGGAATGAACAGATTAACAGTTATACAGATAATATTTAAGCTACCTTAATATTGAATACACCAGATCATAACGTAATATAATACTTGCCTGCAATTAGTTTGTACAATAATATCAACAATTCAAAACCAGaactaaataaaaacaaattagttGTGTGCAAAAATAAATTACTTTACAACCTGAAATCATAAAGAACTTTATATCAGGTTATGAACAAAATAGTAATCTTGTACAAAGTTGCTTTCCTCAAAATGTATAAAATTCCTCCAGAATAATATTCTTCAACCATATTGTCAATAACCGATATTGCAATCTTCTTTAGTTACACTTTGTCATAACAAGAACAAGTTAATGGTTCCTTTAAAACCAATAGGTTAAGCATCCACTCTTCTGTTTACCTATCACATTGATACATTATTAAACCACACATATCCTGATACCCTCTTCTCCCACCAATACAGTATGCTAATAGGTAAGTACAGTTTACACCAGTAGGTCTATATATCTGCactgtttaatattattttatacttaACCAAATGATGCCTTAGCCAAAGCCTGTTCCTTTGCTGATGTCACTGGCATGATAATATCAAGTACATATTCTTCATTTGCTCATCACAGTTCAATCGTTCCTCTCAGTGGTATGCCCTACATGATGATACAAAGTACATTACCCTGAGCCAGCATAACCGACTATTGTGATGAGAAACACCTGCAGAATTTTAATATACTTTAAATCACCTACATAAACAGTTCTAGAAATATAGATTTCTATCACCAGTTATACTACAACATGGTTGCAGGAAGAAGCATTTGAACCTGATAGAGGAACCTTTAAGTGAACAGTTGCTTACCCCAACCACGCTTTCTACCTCTTCACTATAGCTCAAAGGTCACAGTACAGCACTTCGGCAAGCTATTATTTATGCATCTGTGCTGTTGAAGAGTTTCCCAAGGCATCACATCTCCCTGCTGCATAACTCATCAACAACACAGCTCTTCCACAAGTAGGAATTTATGTCTGTGCTGTCTATGGGTGACCCAAGGCTTCACATCACTACATAGTTCAGAGATAACCTAAAGGATCATACTTCCATTAGTAACTCACAGGCAAAGCCACACCCCCTCAAGATAGTATGCATATGTCTGGGCTGTCTATGGGTGACCCAAGGCTTCACATCACTACATAGTTCAGAGATTACCCAAAAGGTAATACTTCCAAAAGCCAAGAATGGTATGTCTATGCTGCTTAATGCTGAACCTATATTACCCATCTACCTGCTGCCTGGCTTAGAGATTAACAGATAATACTCCCTTTCTTCGGTTGTACAAGGGTAACCTCTGCTGACAATGTCTTTCTGCCTGCTAGCTGGCCTGCTTTCTTTGCATTCATCTGCTAATGGAAGACTAACTCACAACTTGTATTCATCCAGGGGTTGCACTATGCCATCTGTAAAGAAATATCAGGTGTCACATTAACAGGCAAAAACATTATTGGCAGTCAACAAGGTAGGGAAATCTAAATAATAAtagttattataataataatcaggcagttacTTTACAAAGCTTAAGCAACcatgaatgtgggagaagcctgcaagggcttatggattacaactttcactttGGGTGGCTTCCAAATTCAGCATTTTAACTAGAATTTGGAAATCTAAATGGATTTTAACTCTAGCAATAATAGTGTTGCATTGCACAAACGTTACATATGTTACATCTTTTAGCTTGCTGTTAACAGTTGCCTTCTTTTGAGTTGAGTAGGTCTTAACTGTTAATTCTGTTAGCATTAGAACAAACACTCATTTAGTTTCAAACACTCCTATGTACAGAGAAATATGCTCATATTAGAACCACCAGTATGAGGGTATTTGAATATTGGTCTATCTTTGCTCTCTGTTTTAGAGATTGCTTGGTTGATAATGACATCTTTGCTCTATGTTTTAGAGATTAATGAGTTGACAGTGACATCTTTGCTTTATATTTTAGAGATTGCTTAGTTGATAATGACATCTTTGCTCTATGTTTTAGAGATTGCTTGGTTGATAATGACATCTTTGCTCTATGTTTTAGAGATTAATGAGTTGACAGTGACATCTTTGCTTTATGTTTTAGAGATTGCTCAGTTGATAATGACATCTTTGCTCTATGTTTTAGAGACTGCTTGGTTGATAATGACATCTTTGCTCTATGTTTTAGAGATTGCTTGGTTGAtaatgacatctttgcttttaGAGATTGCTTGGTTGATAATGACATCTTTGCTCTATGTTTTAGAGACTGCTTAGTTGAtaatgacatctttgcttttaGAGATTGCTTGGTTGATAATGACATCTTTGCTCTATGTTTTAGAGATTAATGAGTTGACAGTGACATCTTTGCTTTATGTTTTAGAGATTGCTTGTTTGATAATGACATCTTTGCTCTATGTTTTAGAGATTGCTTTGGTTGAtaatgacatctttgctttATGTTTTAGAGATTGCTTGGTTGATAATGACATCTTTGCTCTATGTTTTAGAGATTGCTTGGTTGAtaatgacatctttgctttATGTTTTAGAGATTGCTTAGTTGATAATGACATCTTTGCTCTATGTTTT contains:
- the LOC139958380 gene encoding transmembrane protein 177-like isoform X1; protein product: MSNGQYKMSVLHRIRVWVRNPKNYVILGAVSASLVGIAKACPLLFPSHLYRPIMEAYKGGKRIQPSMSQIQEFEDVCMELGIKTDSFSTFITSQWDLKVKGLPFLPSGVQYGIPLLFVDEPVLSNTQFAENVRVNLASEEGSRFKQSLQLSVKARKFALAKGVVHAHQCFAAYPVLFAPVAVVAGFASTFTVQVIAGMFPLSVTAFFVGSAFFCTYRYLTGVLNKHHDLKSDQIVAKLGQSYVEGGIEFYEKNLQRNKALRILLGTKGEKLYSYYGNVTPGVIWSRGAALTVKRENLVQILKSLNVK
- the LOC139958380 gene encoding transmembrane protein 177-like isoform X2; its protein translation is MSVLHRIRVWVRNPKNYVILGAVSASLVGIAKACPLLFPSHLYRPIMEAYKGGKRIQPSMSQIQEFEDVCMELGIKTDSFSTFITSQWDLKVKGLPFLPSGVQYGIPLLFVDEPVLSNTQFAENVRVNLASEEGSRFKQSLQLSVKARKFALAKGVVHAHQCFAAYPVLFAPVAVVAGFASTFTVQVIAGMFPLSVTAFFVGSAFFCTYRYLTGVLNKHHDLKSDQIVAKLGQSYVEGGIEFYEKNLQRNKALRILLGTKGEKLYSYYGNVTPGVIWSRGAALTVKRENLVQILKSLNVK